From Halanaeroarchaeum sulfurireducens, a single genomic window includes:
- the trpG gene encoding anthranilate synthase component II, translated as MNVLFIDNFDSFTYNLVEYVSDQRLPDGTTPETTVLKNTAALQEVAAADPDAIFISPGPGHPENDRDVGVSRAVLRELSPDVPTFGVCLGMETAIYEYGGRVGQAPEPVHGKASPVQHDGTGVFDGVDDDFQGGRYHSLVALDVPPAFEVAATTNHAGTTIPMAVRHREHPIVGVQFHPESVLTAVGHDVIGNFLASVDS; from the coding sequence AACTTCGACTCGTTCACGTACAACCTCGTCGAGTACGTCTCCGACCAGCGCCTGCCCGACGGGACGACGCCGGAGACGACCGTCCTGAAGAATACCGCCGCCCTCCAGGAGGTCGCGGCGGCCGATCCGGATGCCATCTTCATCAGCCCGGGCCCCGGACACCCCGAGAACGACCGCGACGTGGGCGTCTCCAGGGCGGTTCTGCGCGAACTCTCACCCGACGTTCCGACCTTCGGCGTCTGTCTGGGGATGGAGACCGCCATCTACGAATATGGCGGTCGGGTGGGCCAGGCCCCGGAGCCCGTCCACGGCAAGGCCTCGCCGGTTCAGCACGACGGAACCGGCGTCTTCGACGGCGTCGACGACGATTTTCAGGGTGGCCGGTACCACTCTCTTGTCGCCCTGGACGTTCCCCCGGCGTTCGAGGTGGCCGCCACGACGAACCACGCGGGCACGACCATCCCCATGGCCGTCCGCCATCGCGAGCATCCGATCGTCGGCGTCCAGTTCCACCCGGAGAGTGTGCTCACCGCCGTCGGTCACGACGTCATCGGCAACTTCCTCGCGTCGGTCGATTCCTGA